One Peribacillus simplex NBRC 15720 = DSM 1321 genomic region harbors:
- a CDS encoding CocE/NonD family hydrolase, with the protein MNKFLGRPDQKTTHPNDTKPGLNKIVMTTAHYGNQEMIMEKDVPIKMQDGVTIYVNVFRPNKPGKFPVVMSMDPYNKDGFPPYDTFRQVWPTVGTIVTSLFAPFESPDPGFWVPNDYILIKIATRGSSNSEGDLYPWTKTETQDYYEVIEWAGVQEWSDGNVGLNGVSYLAMTQWRVAAMNPPHLKAIIPWEGTSDLYREWYFHGGIPETVFSADFEKLQHTRWPNNNIEEMVAAQKEHPLLDEHWEERQVTLSDIKVPMFVCASWSTQGLHNRGTFEGFKQASSKDKWLLVHGRKEWETYYLRESLEQQKEFFDYFLKGIENDWMDTPRVRYEVREKFYKGHIRTANEWPIAQTKYSKQYLNGEEMSLQQTPVQNETRLTYNAEPGQTENSDLRFKFPADEDIELTGNMKLKLWVSAEDTDDMDIFVGIKKYDRRGNEVFLPDFNHIENGQVANGWLRVSHRELDPERSTPYQPVLKHKRLLKLNKGEIVPVEIEILPSSILLRDGESLVLVIKGSEIIIEENPSGDTRRYGHKETVNKGTHSIYTGGKYDSFLLVPVIPKKE; encoded by the coding sequence ATGAACAAATTCTTGGGTCGTCCTGATCAGAAAACGACACATCCCAATGACACTAAACCAGGTTTGAACAAAATAGTCATGACTACGGCGCATTATGGAAATCAAGAGATGATAATGGAGAAGGATGTTCCCATAAAAATGCAGGATGGGGTCACAATATACGTCAATGTTTTCCGTCCGAATAAGCCTGGGAAGTTTCCGGTGGTAATGAGCATGGATCCATATAATAAAGATGGCTTCCCCCCCTATGATACTTTTCGTCAAGTCTGGCCGACGGTAGGTACTATCGTTACATCTCTTTTTGCGCCATTTGAGTCACCTGATCCCGGTTTTTGGGTGCCAAACGATTATATATTGATTAAAATCGCAACGCGGGGTAGTTCAAATTCGGAAGGTGACCTCTATCCTTGGACGAAAACGGAAACTCAAGATTATTATGAAGTCATCGAATGGGCCGGCGTTCAGGAGTGGAGCGATGGCAATGTGGGACTAAACGGTGTGTCATATCTGGCCATGACCCAATGGCGGGTGGCCGCTATGAATCCGCCTCATCTGAAGGCGATCATCCCGTGGGAAGGGACTTCTGATCTGTACCGGGAATGGTACTTTCACGGCGGAATACCGGAAACGGTTTTCTCAGCTGATTTCGAGAAGTTGCAACATACCCGGTGGCCAAATAACAACATAGAAGAAATGGTAGCGGCGCAAAAAGAACATCCGTTACTCGATGAGCACTGGGAGGAAAGACAGGTTACATTGTCCGATATCAAGGTACCCATGTTTGTTTGCGCCAGCTGGTCCACCCAAGGGTTGCATAACCGCGGTACCTTTGAAGGCTTTAAACAGGCTTCATCCAAAGACAAGTGGCTGCTGGTTCATGGCCGCAAGGAATGGGAAACCTACTATTTGCGTGAATCGCTGGAACAGCAGAAGGAGTTCTTCGATTATTTCCTGAAAGGCATTGAGAATGATTGGATGGATACGCCTCGGGTACGCTACGAGGTCAGAGAGAAATTCTATAAGGGACACATTCGCACCGCGAATGAGTGGCCGATAGCCCAAACAAAATATTCCAAACAATATCTGAATGGCGAAGAAATGTCCCTGCAGCAAACCCCTGTTCAGAACGAAACCAGACTCACCTATAATGCCGAGCCTGGTCAGACAGAAAACAGTGATTTAAGATTTAAATTTCCCGCTGACGAGGACATTGAGCTCACAGGAAATATGAAACTCAAGCTCTGGGTCTCTGCCGAAGACACGGATGATATGGATATTTTTGTTGGCATTAAGAAGTATGACAGACGAGGCAATGAAGTGTTCCTTCCAGATTTTAACCATATTGAAAACGGGCAGGTGGCCAATGGATGGTTGAGAGTTTCCCATAGAGAGTTGGATCCTGAAAGATCTACTCCTTATCAGCCTGTACTTAAGCACAAGAGATTATTGAAGCTTAATAAAGGCGAGATTGTGCCAGTAGAAATTGAAATATTACCTTCAAGCATTCTCCTAAGAGATGGAGAAAGTCTGGTGCTGGTTATAAAAGGAAGCGAGATAATCATCGAAGAAAACCCATCAGGTGATACAAGGCGTTATGGGCACAAGGAAACAGTGAACAAAGGAACTCATTCGATTTATACCGGTGGAAAGTATGATTCATTCCTTCTGGTACCTGTGATTCCTAAGAAAGAATAG
- a CDS encoding magnesium transporter CorA family protein, translated as MFITYKSSREGILEIIEKFEKDCWINMTAPSKEELTEVSQLCNIPIEFLRDPLDLEESARIQYDQETNCTLIINDFPTIDMNHGQFDSYITIPIGIILGTDYIVTVCNQSTNSLENVIKKNVNTSMKSRFALEILFSISTQYIEKLKQLNKQRLKIENNLRDSLTNKQLYDLMEIEKSLVYFLTSLKGNGDIITKLFRANSVKLYEDDKDLLEDVKIENNQGIETTELYTRILNSITGSYSSLISNELNNTMKTLTLFTVFLTLPTLVFSFFGMNVTLPIGDQDPFSWMIILIIALIFIALIGLALWRRRIS; from the coding sequence GTGTTTATTACCTATAAATCCTCTCGTGAAGGAATTCTAGAAATAATAGAAAAATTCGAGAAGGATTGCTGGATCAATATGACCGCACCGTCAAAAGAAGAATTGACAGAGGTATCTCAACTTTGTAATATCCCAATTGAATTCTTAAGAGATCCGTTAGATTTAGAAGAAAGCGCTCGGATTCAATATGATCAAGAGACGAATTGTACGTTAATTATTAATGATTTTCCAACTATTGATATGAATCACGGTCAATTTGATTCCTATATTACCATTCCTATTGGAATCATCTTAGGAACAGATTACATTGTTACGGTTTGCAACCAATCGACTAACTCTTTAGAAAATGTAATCAAGAAAAATGTTAACACTTCAATGAAGAGTCGTTTTGCATTAGAGATATTATTTTCAATTTCAACTCAGTATATAGAAAAATTAAAACAGCTCAACAAACAACGTCTTAAAATAGAGAATAATTTGCGTGATTCATTGACGAACAAGCAACTCTATGACCTAATGGAGATTGAAAAAAGTTTGGTTTATTTTCTCACATCATTGAAGGGTAATGGGGATATCATAACCAAATTATTTCGTGCGAATTCCGTAAAGTTATACGAAGATGACAAAGATCTTCTAGAAGATGTAAAAATTGAAAATAATCAAGGAATTGAGACCACAGAATTATATACAAGAATTTTGAACAGTATAACTGGGTCATATTCTTCGCTAATATCGAATGAATTGAATAATACAATGAAAACTCTTACGTTATTTACAGTCTTTTTAACACTTCCTACACTTGTATTTAGTTTTTTTGGTATGAATGTTACTTTACCTATTGGTGATCAGGATCCCTTCTCTTGGATGATTATACTGATAATAGCATTAATTTTTATTGCCTTGATCGGATTGGCACTATGGAGAAGGAGGATATCCTAA
- a CDS encoding IS110 family transposase has protein sequence MEAMIERCAGLDVHQETVVACVLFGPLDKKPKTSIETFSTTTTGLLALSDWLATLQVSDIVMESTGVYWKPIWNILEGSFHLVLANARHVKNVPGRKTDVKDAEWLAKLLRCGLIESNFVPPEDIRDLRDLTRYRKKLIHHLTSEQNRIHKILQVANIKLTSVLSDIFGVSGRRILEAILNGEKIETDGLRKMVDWRTKASITDIANAINGRIRRHQRDMLRYHWEHMSYLEKAIEELEKQIDQLLSPYRKEVELLDGIPGVNKAAAATFIAEMGVDMSVFKSAKHLASWAGVSPGNYESAGKKNE, from the coding sequence ATGGAAGCAATGATTGAACGGTGTGCTGGCCTAGATGTACACCAAGAAACAGTAGTAGCCTGTGTATTATTTGGTCCATTAGATAAAAAGCCAAAAACCTCTATTGAAACGTTTTCAACTACAACAACGGGACTCTTGGCTTTAAGTGATTGGCTAGCTACCCTTCAGGTATCCGATATTGTGATGGAAAGTACCGGAGTCTATTGGAAACCAATATGGAATATACTTGAGGGTTCTTTTCACCTTGTTCTTGCCAATGCCAGACATGTCAAAAATGTTCCAGGTCGTAAAACTGATGTGAAAGATGCCGAATGGCTTGCCAAGCTTCTAAGATGTGGACTTATTGAAAGTAATTTTGTTCCACCGGAGGATATTCGTGATTTACGAGATCTTACTCGTTATCGAAAAAAATTGATTCATCATCTCACTTCAGAGCAGAATCGCATTCACAAAATTCTTCAAGTTGCTAATATCAAGCTAACATCCGTATTATCAGACATTTTTGGTGTATCGGGACGCCGTATCCTTGAAGCGATTCTAAACGGTGAAAAAATAGAGACCGATGGTCTTCGAAAAATGGTGGATTGGCGAACAAAAGCAAGTATTACTGACATTGCAAATGCAATTAATGGTCGTATTCGCCGTCATCAACGTGATATGTTGCGTTACCATTGGGAGCATATGAGTTATTTAGAAAAAGCCATAGAAGAATTGGAAAAACAAATCGATCAACTCCTGTCCCCATATCGTAAGGAAGTAGAATTATTGGATGGTATACCTGGTGTTAACAAAGCTGCCGCAGCTACTTTTATTGCAGAGATGGGCGTTGATATGTCCGTATTTAAGTCGGCTAAACATCTTGCCTCTTGGGCTGGTGTGAGTCCCGGAAATTACGAAAGTGCTGGTAAAAAAAACGAGTAA
- a CDS encoding alpha/beta-type small acid-soluble spore protein, protein MARNNNNNQLVVNGAEQALEQMKYEISSEFGVTLGADTTSRANGSVGGEITKRLVQMAEQQLGGRTR, encoded by the coding sequence ATGGCTAGAAATAACAACAATAATCAATTAGTAGTTAATGGTGCAGAGCAAGCTCTAGAACAAATGAAATACGAAATCTCTAGTGAATTCGGTGTTACACTTGGCGCTGATACAACATCCCGTGCAAACGGATCTGTTGGTGGAGAAATTACAAAACGTTTAGTGCAAATGGCTGAACAACAATTAGGCGGAAGAACTCGTTAA
- a CDS encoding GNAT family N-acetyltransferase: MEIRKARKEDIKGISRVYVDSWRTTYRDLVPDDYLDELSYEDAEKRWNDFLYNENEPFIYVAINETGKIIGFASGKSIDEKNYDGELYSLYLLQECRGFGVGRQLISAIAKHFKEKGFYSMMVWVMKQNNSGLGFYERMGGKEYIHRTSTFGGTIVEDIAYGWKDISELCIE; this comes from the coding sequence TTGGAAATTAGAAAAGCAAGGAAAGAAGATATTAAGGGCATATCAAGAGTTTATGTTGATAGTTGGAGGACTACTTATCGTGATCTAGTACCTGACGATTATCTGGACGAATTATCGTATGAAGATGCAGAAAAAAGATGGAATGATTTTTTATATAACGAAAATGAACCTTTTATATATGTTGCAATTAATGAAACAGGGAAAATTATAGGTTTTGCATCCGGTAAAAGTATAGATGAGAAGAATTACGATGGAGAACTATATTCGCTTTATCTCTTACAGGAATGTAGAGGATTTGGTGTTGGTAGGCAGCTTATTTCAGCTATTGCTAAACATTTTAAAGAAAAAGGTTTTTATTCTATGATGGTTTGGGTAATGAAACAGAATAATTCTGGACTTGGATTTTATGAACGTATGGGAGGAAAAGAATACATTCATAGGACCAGTACGTTTGGGGGAACCATAGTAGAGGATATTGCTTATGGCTGGAAGGATATCTCAGAATTATGTATTGAGTAA
- a CDS encoding LPXTG cell wall anchor domain-containing protein, which yields MLGDIIYQVIVFGGISLILGVLGYLFFKRTKKS from the coding sequence ATGTTAGGGGATATTATATATCAAGTTATTGTTTTCGGAGGTATATCATTAATTTTAGGTGTATTAGGTTATTTATTTTTTAAGAGGACCAAGAAAAGCTAA
- a CDS encoding CBO0543 family protein, producing the protein MLFHIIIGFILPWIVGVYLFRNQKKLFIIFYPIGTATSFLINEIGFNYFWRMDIVFQESSLTGIPYDLGLYPILGCLFICVIHYKKMPILITFLVFTLVTTFGEYILVCLEKIVYRNEWNIIWTGVSYLFAYSIFYVYYKLVRKFILLN; encoded by the coding sequence ATGCTTTTTCATATTATTATTGGATTTATCCTCCCTTGGATTGTAGGGGTATATTTATTTAGAAATCAGAAGAAATTGTTCATTATTTTTTATCCGATTGGTACAGCTACTAGCTTTTTAATAAATGAAATTGGATTTAACTACTTTTGGAGGATGGATATAGTATTTCAAGAATCATCTTTAACTGGAATTCCGTATGATTTAGGTCTTTATCCTATACTTGGTTGTTTATTTATTTGCGTTATTCACTATAAAAAAATGCCTATTCTTATTACATTTTTAGTTTTTACTTTAGTTACAACCTTTGGAGAGTACATACTAGTGTGTCTAGAGAAAATAGTATACAGGAATGAATGGAATATCATTTGGACTGGTGTTAGTTATTTATTTGCTTATTCAATTTTTTATGTTTATTACAAATTAGTTCGTAAGTTTATTTTATTAAATTAA
- a CDS encoding ATP-binding cassette domain-containing protein: MDKGSIFALLGSNGAGKTTVAKRITYGIMVTLNLMKPRINVR; encoded by the coding sequence ATGGATAAGGGCAGTATTTTCGCCCTGCTCGGCTCCAATGGGGCGGGCAAGACAACGGTTGCCAAGAGGATTACTTACGGAATAATGGTGACTTTGAATTTGATGAAACCGAGAATAAACGTCCGATGA